One genomic window of Paenibacillus xylanilyticus includes the following:
- a CDS encoding glutaredoxin family protein, with product MSTSPKKVVLWSKTGCHFCGEVKAFLTSRNQPFENIEVEGHDVLRDVLEAKYGIRHVPVIEVGGEGKFEALLEPDLEKLAALLAHPDEAAAV from the coding sequence ATGTCTACATCACCCAAAAAAGTAGTGCTATGGAGCAAAACAGGCTGTCATTTCTGTGGAGAGGTCAAAGCGTTTTTGACATCACGGAATCAGCCTTTTGAGAACATTGAAGTGGAAGGCCATGATGTGCTGAGGGATGTGCTTGAAGCGAAATACGGCATTCGGCATGTTCCTGTGATTGAAGTTGGAGGAGAAGGCAAGTTTGAGGCTTTGCTGGAACCGGATCTGGAGAAGCTTGCCGCGCTTTTGGCCCATCCGGATGAGGCAGCAGCGGTCTGA
- the ssuE gene encoding NADPH-dependent FMN reductase has translation MSHVVIIAGAPSKRSRLTGLTEYSSNKLTEAGITVEVIHVADLPAEDLVQARFDSSHVRDALAVVEAADAVILATPVYKASYSGVLKLFLDLIPQEGLHGKVSLPLVIGGSIAHLLAIDYALKPVLAALGGRHILGGVYAVDQGVERLDDGKYALSADIATRLDRSLDELILTLEKDGITIT, from the coding sequence ATGTCTCATGTCGTTATTATTGCCGGAGCACCTTCCAAACGTTCACGTTTGACCGGCCTAACCGAGTATAGCAGCAATAAATTAACCGAAGCAGGCATTACTGTTGAGGTGATACATGTAGCGGATCTGCCAGCTGAAGATCTTGTGCAGGCCCGGTTCGACAGTTCACATGTGCGAGACGCGCTTGCCGTCGTTGAAGCCGCAGACGCAGTAATATTGGCTACGCCTGTGTATAAAGCATCCTACTCCGGTGTACTGAAGCTGTTCCTGGATCTGATTCCACAGGAAGGGCTGCACGGTAAAGTGTCACTTCCGCTTGTTATCGGCGGCTCCATTGCGCATCTGCTGGCTATCGATTATGCATTGAAGCCTGTACTTGCCGCACTTGGGGGAAGACATATTTTGGGTGGGGTTTACGCGGTTGATCAAGGCGTAGAGCGTCTGGATGACGGAAAATATGCGCTTTCGGCTGACATTGCAACCCGATTGGACCGTTCGCTGGATGAATTGATATTGACACTGGAAAAGGATGGTATTACGATTACTTAA
- a CDS encoding LysR family transcriptional regulator, which translates to MNIENIEAFVYINHYGSFNKAAEVLFLSQPSVTARIQSLERELGCKLFDRLGKQIVLTDEGRKFLPYAQQVLQVIQKGRQKIQQRRTTPDALRLGSTVSVSNYVIPDFLPKIKEAYPEVNIKLTTATTDQLVAKLLNQEIDLAFVRKVMHPAIRTIAFYEDPIQLYVYKGHPFIERGHVSMEAIRNERLVFFECGSLDWLRIHRAFDSLDHPPDITYHVDHSETAKKLVLQGAGIAFLPGLTVQKEVQDQELFPIQVHEVAGVSLQISVVTLKEEHSPFAEPFGELLRQL; encoded by the coding sequence ATGAATATTGAGAACATTGAAGCATTTGTATATATCAATCATTACGGAAGCTTCAATAAGGCTGCCGAAGTACTCTTTTTGTCCCAACCATCTGTAACGGCTCGTATTCAATCCCTGGAACGTGAGCTTGGCTGCAAGCTGTTTGATCGGCTTGGCAAACAGATCGTGCTCACGGATGAGGGGAGAAAATTCCTACCTTACGCGCAGCAGGTGCTGCAGGTTATCCAAAAGGGCAGGCAGAAGATTCAGCAGCGCCGGACGACACCAGACGCGCTTCGTCTCGGCAGTACCGTATCGGTATCCAACTATGTCATTCCGGACTTCCTCCCCAAAATCAAGGAAGCCTATCCTGAGGTCAACATCAAGCTCACAACGGCTACAACCGATCAATTGGTCGCGAAGCTGCTGAATCAGGAGATTGATCTGGCATTTGTACGCAAGGTTATGCACCCGGCCATACGTACCATTGCTTTTTATGAGGACCCGATCCAGCTGTATGTTTACAAGGGACACCCATTTATAGAACGCGGACACGTCAGCATGGAGGCGATTCGCAATGAGCGGCTGGTTTTCTTCGAATGCGGTTCCCTGGACTGGCTGCGTATTCACCGTGCGTTCGACTCCCTGGACCATCCGCCGGATATTACATATCATGTGGACCATTCGGAAACGGCGAAGAAACTGGTTCTTCAGGGAGCGGGTATTGCCTTCCTGCCGGGACTGACGGTGCAGAAGGAAGTGCAGGACCAGGAGCTGTTTCCCATTCAGGTTCATGAAGTGGCTGGTGTATCGCTGCAGATTAGTGTCGTGACGTTAAAAGAAGAACATTCACCGTTTGCAGAGCCCTTTGGGGAGCTGCTGCGGCAGTTATAG
- a CDS encoding LLM class flavin-dependent oxidoreductase, translated as MTAKRSLKFGAIVHGVGGSMTTWRHPEVQPDASVNFEFYKRQTLKAEEGKFDLVFIADGLYITEKSIPHFLNRFEPISLLSALAAVTSRIGLVGTLSTSYSDPFTVARQFGSLDLISDGRAGWNVVTSPLEGSAKNYSKSNHPTHPERYRIATEYLQVTKGLWDSWEDDAFVRDKESGVFFDPSKLHTLNHEGEFFSVQGPLNIARSRQGQPVIFQAGSSDDGKTLAAKEADAVFTGHDTIEDAQAFYKDVKTRAASYGRSSQDIVILPGISPIVGRTEEEAERKYEEIASLVTIDKALDYLGRFFEHHDFSQYPLDEPFPELNGIGSNSFRSGTDKIKKDAKEQGLTLREVALRAATPKSKFLGTPEQVADKIQEWFEAEAADGFIIHSELPSGLSDFVELVVPILQERGIYRTEYEHDTLRGNLGVQIPVNRYTAAREQVQQA; from the coding sequence ATGACGGCAAAACGCAGTTTGAAATTTGGAGCCATTGTTCACGGTGTCGGAGGCAGCATGACCACATGGAGACACCCGGAGGTTCAACCGGATGCGAGTGTGAATTTTGAGTTCTATAAGCGCCAGACGCTGAAAGCGGAAGAAGGTAAGTTTGATCTCGTTTTTATTGCCGATGGTCTGTACATCACCGAAAAATCCATTCCCCACTTCCTGAATCGGTTTGAACCGATCAGCCTGTTGTCTGCCTTGGCAGCCGTCACTTCGCGGATTGGTCTGGTGGGAACGCTCTCCACGTCCTACAGCGATCCGTTTACCGTTGCCAGACAGTTTGGTTCGCTTGATCTGATCAGCGACGGCCGCGCAGGCTGGAACGTGGTTACCTCCCCGCTTGAAGGATCAGCCAAAAACTATAGTAAAAGCAATCACCCTACCCATCCAGAGCGATACCGAATTGCAACCGAATATTTGCAGGTAACCAAAGGCCTGTGGGATTCATGGGAAGATGATGCGTTTGTTCGAGACAAAGAGAGCGGTGTTTTCTTCGATCCATCCAAACTGCATACACTCAATCACGAAGGGGAGTTCTTCTCCGTACAGGGACCACTGAACATTGCCCGTTCACGCCAAGGTCAGCCGGTGATCTTCCAGGCAGGCTCCTCCGATGATGGCAAGACCCTTGCAGCGAAAGAAGCGGATGCGGTGTTTACCGGACATGATACGATCGAGGATGCACAGGCCTTTTACAAGGATGTCAAAACGCGTGCGGCTTCCTATGGACGTTCCTCTCAGGATATCGTCATTCTGCCAGGCATCAGCCCGATTGTAGGACGGACGGAAGAAGAAGCCGAACGTAAATACGAGGAGATTGCCAGCCTCGTTACGATCGACAAAGCGCTGGATTATCTGGGACGATTCTTCGAGCACCATGACTTCTCCCAATATCCGCTGGATGAACCGTTCCCTGAACTGAACGGCATTGGCAGCAACAGCTTCCGCAGCGGCACGGATAAAATCAAGAAGGATGCCAAAGAACAGGGATTGACCCTGCGCGAAGTGGCATTGCGTGCGGCTACGCCGAAGAGCAAATTCCTGGGTACACCGGAACAGGTAGCTGACAAAATACAGGAGTGGTTCGAAGCAGAGGCTGCTGACGGGTTCATTATCCATTCGGAATTGCCAAGTGGTCTGTCTGATTTTGTGGAACTGGTCGTTCCGATTCTGCAGGAGCGCGGCATTTATCGTACGGAGTACGAGCACGATACACTCCGTGGCAATCTCGGTGTGCAGATTCCGGTGAATCGTTATACGGCTGCCCGGGAGCAAGTGCAGCAGGCATAA
- a CDS encoding ABC transporter permease, with protein MSMKPLVGDKKAWAGSKGRVRLWNRRLGRYRFSFAVSRLFFYAALLVVLFTVTCAIVPGWIAPYDPTQMMTDAILQAPSAAHWFGTDYFGRDIFSVVVHGSRDSLLIGFASVLVGGLVGSALGIISGYVGGMVDTAIMRTVDILMAVPGVLLALSVAAALGPGLLNIALAVAVASIPGYARVMRGQVMSVKSLPFITATRSLGGSNGRIFWRHVLPHSLSPLLVMATLGVGTSILTGSGLSFLGLGVLKEIPDWGALLSQGRGYLTVAWWICTFPGLAITMFVLAVNLIGDDIRDRLDPRVKGAA; from the coding sequence ATGAGCATGAAACCATTGGTGGGTGACAAAAAGGCATGGGCCGGCAGCAAAGGGCGTGTACGCCTGTGGAATCGCCGTTTGGGACGTTACCGCTTCTCGTTTGCGGTTTCCCGGTTATTCTTTTATGCAGCGCTGCTGGTCGTGTTATTCACCGTTACCTGTGCCATTGTTCCGGGCTGGATTGCTCCTTATGATCCAACTCAGATGATGACGGATGCGATCCTGCAGGCACCTTCTGCTGCGCATTGGTTTGGAACGGATTATTTCGGAAGGGATATCTTCAGCGTCGTCGTGCACGGCAGCAGGGATTCACTGCTAATCGGATTCGCTTCAGTGCTTGTCGGTGGCCTGGTGGGAAGTGCCCTGGGGATTATCTCAGGGTATGTTGGTGGAATGGTAGATACGGCGATTATGCGTACTGTCGATATTCTGATGGCTGTCCCGGGAGTACTGCTGGCCTTGTCCGTAGCTGCGGCACTGGGTCCTGGACTGCTGAACATTGCACTGGCCGTTGCGGTAGCCTCCATTCCGGGATATGCACGGGTCATGCGCGGACAGGTGATGTCTGTCAAAAGCCTGCCGTTTATCACAGCGACACGGTCGCTTGGCGGTTCGAACGGACGTATTTTCTGGCGGCATGTCCTGCCGCATTCCCTGTCTCCGCTGCTTGTGATGGCAACATTGGGGGTGGGTACTTCCATCCTGACGGGTTCCGGTCTCAGTTTTCTTGGACTTGGGGTGTTGAAGGAAATTCCGGATTGGGGCGCACTGCTCTCGCAGGGACGCGGTTACCTGACCGTAGCCTGGTGGATCTGTACTTTCCCTGGACTCGCCATTACCATGTTTGTACTCGCAGTGAATCTGATTGGAGACGATATTCGTGACCGGCTTGATCCAAGAGTAAAAGGAGCGGCTTGA
- a CDS encoding ABC transporter permease — protein MVQTILTRLATSLFVIFGASVLVYCIMYLLPGDPVLLMLDPSSATPEMIENLRAQLGLDQPFYIQFANYFGDMLRGDFGKSMMNSDPVLPKILEHFPATLALTALSSIIAITIGITLGVLSAIHRNGVIDFIARLVGLFGISMPTFWTGILLILLFSVQLGWFPAMGSEGFASLVLPAATLGLVGAGFIVRMVRNSMLEIINEPFIVALRAKGLTERTIMYVHALRNALIPAVTVIGMLIGDLLAGTVVVETVFSRQGIGRIIADALMAKDLPVVQGVVFFTAIIYVVLNLLVDISYAYIDPRVRRAVRT, from the coding sequence ATGGTTCAAACGATACTGACTCGGCTTGCAACATCACTATTTGTAATATTCGGAGCTTCGGTGCTGGTGTACTGCATCATGTATCTTCTGCCGGGTGATCCGGTCCTGCTCATGCTGGACCCATCCTCGGCTACGCCGGAGATGATTGAGAATTTGCGGGCGCAGCTTGGTCTGGATCAGCCGTTTTACATTCAATTTGCGAACTATTTCGGCGACATGCTGCGGGGCGATTTTGGCAAGTCCATGATGAACTCGGATCCAGTACTTCCCAAAATTCTGGAGCATTTCCCGGCCACCCTGGCACTGACGGCACTGAGTTCCATCATCGCCATTACCATCGGCATCACGCTTGGCGTGCTGTCCGCCATCCACCGAAATGGCGTGATTGATTTTATTGCCCGTCTTGTTGGACTGTTTGGTATCTCCATGCCAACGTTCTGGACCGGCATTCTGTTGATTCTGCTGTTCTCGGTTCAGCTCGGCTGGTTCCCGGCCATGGGTTCGGAGGGCTTCGCCTCATTGGTTCTTCCAGCAGCCACCCTCGGTCTGGTTGGTGCAGGTTTCATCGTGCGGATGGTACGTAACAGTATGCTTGAAATTATTAATGAACCGTTTATCGTCGCCTTGCGTGCCAAAGGGCTTACGGAGCGAACCATCATGTACGTTCATGCACTGCGCAATGCACTGATTCCCGCCGTAACGGTCATTGGCATGTTGATTGGGGATCTGCTCGCGGGAACCGTCGTGGTCGAAACGGTATTCTCCAGACAGGGAATCGGACGGATTATTGCCGATGCCTTGATGGCGAAAGACCTGCCTGTGGTACAGGGCGTTGTCTTTTTTACGGCAATCATCTACGTGGTGCTGAATCTGTTGGTGGATATCTCGTATGCGTACATCGATCCAAGGGTCAGACGTGCAGTACGTACTTGA
- a CDS encoding LLM class flavin-dependent oxidoreductase yields MGIRLGILDQTPIYEGETPVDAFRHTIELVQRAEQLGFHRFWVSEHHDSGHVAGSSPEVLISHLLAHTERIRLGSGGVMLQHYSPYKVAENFNVLAALGPGRIDLGIGRAPGGLPRSTQALQQGIQEAASLKEKIRQVKQYIHNEPYADEAHPLAGLSAAPVSEIPAELYVLGASVDSAGMAAELGLPYVFSLFINSNIEVAQEALRVYREQFNRSEGREPYAVLAISLIVAESKEEAEELASEHMLVKIHLENGKVLTVGSVEQAEEFGRQSNEKYRIEVLEPSVTRGTKETVGQALQKFQDEFAVDELIVTTATRDFAKRIRSFELLREALDEQGLGEFWSESEPAQAAIG; encoded by the coding sequence ATGGGGATTCGTCTTGGCATATTGGATCAGACCCCAATCTATGAAGGGGAGACACCGGTGGATGCATTCCGGCATACCATTGAGCTGGTGCAGCGAGCAGAGCAGCTTGGATTTCACCGATTCTGGGTATCGGAGCATCACGATTCAGGACATGTGGCAGGTTCTTCACCAGAGGTGCTGATTTCGCATTTGCTGGCACATACAGAGCGAATTCGTTTGGGTTCCGGTGGGGTGATGCTCCAGCATTACAGTCCTTACAAGGTTGCCGAGAATTTTAATGTGCTCGCAGCGCTTGGACCGGGAAGGATCGATCTGGGCATAGGACGTGCGCCAGGAGGACTGCCCCGTTCTACGCAGGCTCTGCAGCAGGGCATTCAGGAGGCAGCGTCACTGAAGGAGAAAATACGTCAAGTGAAGCAGTATATTCATAATGAACCGTACGCAGATGAAGCCCATCCACTTGCCGGTTTAAGTGCTGCACCTGTGTCCGAAATACCTGCCGAGCTGTATGTGCTTGGAGCAAGTGTCGATAGCGCTGGCATGGCGGCGGAACTAGGACTCCCTTATGTGTTCTCCCTGTTTATCAATAGCAATATTGAAGTGGCACAAGAAGCTCTTCGGGTATACCGCGAGCAATTCAACCGCTCAGAAGGCCGGGAGCCTTACGCTGTTCTTGCGATCTCCTTAATTGTGGCAGAGAGCAAGGAAGAGGCTGAAGAGCTGGCAAGTGAGCATATGCTGGTCAAGATCCACCTGGAGAATGGCAAAGTACTGACGGTTGGTTCAGTGGAGCAGGCAGAAGAATTCGGACGGCAATCAAATGAGAAATATCGCATTGAGGTTCTGGAGCCGAGTGTAACCCGTGGAACAAAGGAAACCGTAGGTCAGGCTCTGCAAAAGTTTCAGGATGAGTTTGCCGTGGATGAGTTGATTGTCACAACAGCCACACGTGATTTCGCGAAACGCATTCGCTCTTTTGAATTGCTGCGCGAGGCATTGGATGAACAGGGACTGGGTGAATTCTGGAGTGAATCCGAACCTGCGCAAGCGGCTATTGGTTAG
- a CDS encoding ABC transporter substrate-binding protein, which yields MNRSIAWMKFMALAAVLVMVLSGCGAGSSSSGAAQASGGEQASEAEGGNLTFALATSPDTLDPHRSGLAVTVRAIRTIYDNLVVQLPDGSIKPWLATEWSVSEDGKSYTFKLREDVKFHDGTPFNAEAVKYNLDRVIDPATKAANSLALIRPYQSSEVIDEYTIKVNLETPSQAFLGNLSQALLGIVSPTAAKKYGDQLGKNPVGTGPYTFVKWDENADIVVAKNKDYNWGPETVENKAAPHLDTITFKIVPEEATRIGSVQSGQVLAAETVPPQNVAALKNDPNQQLLQANTVGLPYTLFFNLRKAPWDDVKVRQAVQSAVDVESIVKTLYLGNYERAWSALSPGILGYDASLEGSINPDINKANQLLDEQGWVKGADGIREKDGQKLTLRYVDGSPNREKRNDIAAIIQQQLKQVGIAVEVEITKDIATVIYQNWDYDLYGNSQVNSDPNALYAFYHTSAEGERPTLSGLSDPKIDELLEQGAVETDPEKRVKIYNEIQQFLIDQAVILPIYVFPYTVAASKSVQGVKFDSLGYPLFNDVRIQP from the coding sequence ATGAACAGGTCTATCGCATGGATGAAATTTATGGCACTGGCAGCAGTATTGGTAATGGTATTGTCCGGTTGCGGAGCGGGCAGCAGCTCCAGCGGTGCGGCTCAGGCATCGGGTGGTGAACAGGCGAGTGAAGCGGAGGGCGGGAATCTGACTTTCGCACTCGCAACTTCACCGGATACGCTGGATCCTCACCGAAGCGGGCTTGCCGTTACGGTACGTGCCATCCGGACCATTTACGACAATCTGGTGGTGCAGCTGCCTGATGGTTCCATCAAACCATGGCTCGCCACGGAATGGAGTGTATCTGAGGATGGCAAGAGTTACACGTTCAAGCTGCGTGAAGACGTGAAGTTCCACGATGGCACGCCGTTTAACGCAGAAGCCGTGAAGTACAACCTGGATCGTGTCATCGATCCTGCTACCAAAGCTGCCAATTCCCTTGCGCTGATCAGACCCTATCAATCTTCCGAGGTCATTGATGAATACACCATCAAGGTGAATCTGGAAACACCTTCACAGGCCTTCCTGGGCAACTTAAGCCAGGCTCTGCTGGGTATCGTGTCCCCTACAGCTGCCAAGAAATATGGCGATCAACTGGGCAAAAACCCGGTGGGCACCGGGCCGTATACCTTCGTGAAATGGGATGAAAATGCCGATATCGTCGTTGCCAAAAACAAGGATTACAACTGGGGCCCAGAGACGGTTGAAAACAAAGCTGCACCTCATCTCGATACGATCACGTTCAAAATTGTACCAGAGGAAGCGACACGGATTGGAAGCGTACAGAGCGGTCAGGTTCTCGCTGCAGAGACCGTTCCACCGCAAAATGTTGCGGCTCTGAAGAATGATCCGAACCAGCAATTGCTGCAGGCCAATACGGTGGGACTGCCGTATACTCTCTTCTTCAATCTGCGCAAAGCCCCTTGGGATGATGTGAAGGTCAGACAGGCGGTACAATCCGCCGTAGATGTGGAATCCATCGTCAAAACGTTGTATCTGGGCAACTATGAACGAGCATGGTCTGCATTGTCTCCTGGCATTTTGGGTTACGATGCCTCGCTGGAAGGAAGCATCAATCCGGACATCAACAAAGCCAATCAGCTGCTGGATGAGCAGGGCTGGGTGAAGGGTGCGGATGGCATACGTGAAAAGGATGGTCAGAAACTGACGCTGCGTTATGTGGATGGTTCCCCAAACCGGGAGAAGCGCAATGATATCGCCGCCATCATTCAGCAGCAGCTGAAACAGGTTGGCATCGCCGTTGAAGTTGAAATTACAAAAGACATTGCCACGGTCATTTATCAGAACTGGGACTATGATCTGTATGGCAACAGCCAGGTCAATTCCGATCCGAATGCCCTATACGCCTTCTATCATACAAGCGCAGAAGGGGAGCGTCCTACGTTGTCCGGGTTGTCTGATCCGAAGATCGACGAGCTGCTGGAACAGGGAGCGGTGGAAACGGATCCCGAAAAACGTGTGAAGATCTATAACGAGATTCAGCAATTTCTGATTGATCAGGCTGTCATTCTACCGATCTATGTATTCCCTTATACGGTTGCAGCATCCAAATCCGTTCAGGGAGTCAAGTTTGATTCGCTTGGGTACCCATTGTTCAACGATGTGCGAATTCAGCCCTAA
- a CDS encoding aminoglycoside phosphotransferase family protein: MMKNESIVLAERIASHFLQEKVKAAHQIVGKGFVNQVCVVETEQHNVIVRMNDKDQYPIFMKERWCLEQVAAVGVPGPETLSVGIMDETAYMIQTVVQGDNGLDAKTDTVEIWRKLGEYAKRIHSIPAAGFGERMDPVSGTFYSPPHAGSDGSWEGYVQYNINSLTEHDTLIELGVLTQAESKRVRQRFERLKMETFRFGLCHGDLSLKNTMVDLAGQITLLDWGNAEVTVVPFGDIIHMIRCQIHGEGPNKVELEAFMESYGLNEHELEQMRLVMVLKTFDTLRWAIDQSPDEVDFYAGMARKVLTLVKEACRDGWM; this comes from the coding sequence ATGATGAAGAATGAAAGCATCGTACTGGCTGAACGAATAGCCAGTCATTTTTTGCAGGAAAAAGTTAAGGCAGCACATCAGATTGTTGGGAAGGGTTTCGTCAATCAGGTTTGTGTGGTCGAGACGGAGCAGCATAATGTTATTGTGCGTATGAACGATAAAGACCAATATCCGATTTTTATGAAGGAACGATGGTGCTTAGAGCAAGTAGCAGCCGTTGGGGTTCCAGGACCTGAGACGTTATCGGTTGGTATTATGGATGAAACAGCTTATATGATACAAACGGTTGTCCAAGGAGATAATGGACTGGATGCAAAGACAGACACGGTTGAAATCTGGAGAAAGCTCGGCGAGTACGCCAAACGGATTCATTCCATTCCAGCAGCAGGTTTCGGCGAACGGATGGACCCGGTCTCGGGTACATTTTATTCCCCGCCGCATGCGGGATCAGATGGCAGCTGGGAGGGATACGTCCAGTACAATATCAATAGCTTGACGGAGCATGATACCTTAATTGAGCTGGGCGTACTAACTCAAGCAGAATCGAAAAGGGTAAGACAGCGGTTCGAGCGTTTGAAAATGGAAACGTTCCGTTTTGGCCTGTGTCATGGTGATCTCTCTTTGAAGAACACGATGGTTGATTTGGCGGGCCAGATTACACTTTTGGATTGGGGAAATGCAGAAGTCACTGTGGTACCGTTCGGCGATATCATACATATGATACGATGCCAGATCCATGGAGAAGGACCCAATAAGGTAGAATTAGAAGCCTTTATGGAGAGCTACGGACTGAATGAACATGAGCTGGAACAGATGAGACTTGTGATGGTCTTGAAGACCTTTGATACGCTTAGATGGGCTATCGATCAAAGTCCAGATGAGGTTGATTTTTACGCCGGGATGGCCCGGAAAGTCCTTACTCTGGTCAAGGAAGCATGCAGAGATGGATGGATGTAA
- a CDS encoding amidohydrolase: MKSELEQPKQQIGQEERGTQRIPAVTDEAFAERLIAIRRHLHRYPELSGEEKETTAAIRGWLEEEGVRIADEYSLRTGLVAEIGQGDGPVVALRADIDALPIQEETKLEFASQAAGKMHACGHDAHTAILVGAARLLKQRESGLPGKVRLLFQPSEEKATGARQVIQSGALSDVRAVFGLHNKPDLQVGTVGIREGALLAAADGFVINVEGVGTHAAVPEAGIDPIVVASHIVTALQAIVSRNVGAQESAVISVTKIHSGTAWNVIPDQAILDGTVRTFDEKVRARIRERFNQVVSGVAAAYGTRATVRWIQGPPAVVNDASLASAAEQVAAEVGLNSVRPLPSPAGEDFSFYQKQVPGLFLFLGTSGPHEWHHPAFDLDERALPLGAHLLAALAEQALQNLQQQGE, from the coding sequence ATGAAGAGTGAGCTGGAACAGCCCAAGCAGCAGATAGGGCAAGAGGAAAGAGGCACGCAGCGCATCCCTGCGGTAACCGATGAAGCATTTGCGGAGCGGTTAATCGCGATTCGGCGGCATCTGCATCGCTATCCGGAATTGTCGGGCGAGGAAAAGGAAACGACGGCCGCCATCCGCGGCTGGCTGGAGGAGGAAGGGGTACGTATCGCAGATGAATATTCACTGCGTACGGGTCTTGTCGCCGAAATCGGTCAAGGGGACGGCCCTGTTGTTGCCCTTAGAGCAGATATAGATGCTTTGCCGATCCAGGAAGAGACGAAACTTGAATTTGCTTCCCAGGCTGCAGGCAAGATGCATGCTTGCGGGCATGATGCACATACGGCCATATTGGTTGGTGCGGCTCGTTTGCTGAAACAGCGGGAGTCCGGACTGCCGGGCAAAGTGAGGCTGCTGTTCCAGCCTTCGGAAGAAAAAGCAACGGGCGCACGGCAGGTTATTCAGAGCGGAGCGCTGTCTGACGTCCGTGCCGTGTTTGGTCTGCATAACAAACCGGATCTTCAGGTTGGCACCGTCGGTATCCGTGAAGGAGCACTTCTGGCAGCGGCGGATGGTTTTGTGATAAACGTTGAAGGGGTGGGCACACATGCTGCGGTACCCGAAGCGGGAATCGATCCGATTGTTGTTGCCTCGCATATTGTAACGGCTTTGCAGGCAATTGTGAGCCGGAATGTGGGTGCACAGGAGAGTGCCGTGATTAGCGTAACCAAGATTCACAGCGGTACAGCCTGGAATGTCATTCCGGATCAGGCCATATTGGATGGCACGGTGCGTACCTTTGACGAGAAAGTCCGTGCACGTATTCGTGAACGATTCAACCAGGTCGTGTCCGGTGTGGCGGCTGCATACGGTACACGGGCGACGGTTCGCTGGATTCAGGGACCGCCTGCGGTGGTTAACGATGCTTCGCTGGCTTCCGCGGCGGAACAGGTGGCTGCTGAAGTAGGATTGAACAGTGTTAGACCGCTGCCCTCTCCGGCAGGTGAAGATTTCTCCTTTTATCAGAAGCAGGTTCCAGGCCTGTTCCTTTTCCTTGGTACATCCGGACCACATGAGTGGCATCATCCTGCATTTGATCTGGATGAACGGGCGCTGCCGCTGGGAGCGCATCTGCTCGCTGCTTTGGCAGAGCAAGCGCTGCAAAACCTGCAGCAGCAGGGTGAGTGA